TCTTTTAGGTACGcgacaataaaaaatgaagggaattttttttctagcGCAATTTACGTAGGATCATATTTTCACACATATATACttgaaatttcatcatcaaagagaaatatcAGTGGCtcagaatttgaaatcacCAGAGGGAAGAAGCAACAGTCTCATGAGTGATTATTCTTTGAAACATTCGGTCACCCAGtatttggaagaaattcCTCAACAAGTGCAAAATAGGCTGTACACATCACCGGCCACTTGTCTGGCCATCTATAGAATTTTACCACCATTagccaaattttttatcatgGCCATGGTTTTCAACGAAAATGAAGTACCTTTGTTAGATTTAGATAAATGGGTCAATTCAAATGGTAAATTGCAGTTTCAGGATGCAATCAAATCAATGAAGTCTTTGCATCTTCTTATACCAAACAAGTCTTCTGGTACTTTAATGATCAATCTGAACCCGACATTCAAAATCAGCCTGAGAAACGCATTGACTGGGGGAGAAGTTCACAATTCATTTGGTATTGTTGTAGAGGATAATGTAGTTAGTTTAGACTTGTTGGATGAGTATTCGGCTAACAAGTGGGAAACAATACTACACTTTATGGTCGGTACCCCACTCGCTAAAATACCATCTGAAAAGGTGCtgaatcttttgaaacacAGTAAACTTATGGAAGAGATAAACTCCACCGGAGAGTTCAAGATCACTAATGAGGGTTtccaatttcttttacaaGAAATCAACTCCCAATTATGGACCTTATTATTACAATACTTGAAAATGATTGaaacatcaaaaatggATTTAGTCGACGTCTtacattttattttcatgtTAGGTGCATTGGAAGTTGGTAAGGCTTACAAAATTGATGCGCTAAGTGAAACGCAAAGGATCATGTTACAAGATATGAGAGACTATGGTCTGGTTTTCCAAAAGCATTCCAATGACAGCATTTTCTATCCAACTAAATTAGCCTTGATGTTAACCTCCGATACAAAGACGATCAGGTCTGCCTCCAATGCGATGGACAGTGTCTTGAGACAGAATAGAGAAGAGCCGTCAGTGAATGAAGACGGTACCAATGGTAAATCTTCGACAGATACCACAACATCAgatgatttgaataaaGCTGGTctaaaaaatcaagataTACCTGACGGCTCATTAATTGTGGAAACAAACTTTAAAATATATTCATATTCTAATTCCCCTTTACAGATTGCTGTTTTGTctctttttgttcatttaAAGGCAAGATTTGTCAATATGGTATTGGGTCAAATAACAAGAGAATCTATAAGGAGAGCATTAACTAATGGTATCACTGCAGAACAGATTATTGCATATCTAGAGACACACGCACATCCTCAAATGAGGAGGCTAGCTGAAGAAAAgctggaaaaaaaactagaGTTGGACCCTAACTGCAAAGAGCCTTTACAAGTTTTACCTCCGACTGTGGTGGATCAAATTAGATTGTGGCAACTAGAATTAGATAGAGTTATAACGTATGAAGGTTCGCTGTATTCTGACTTCGAAACCAGCCAAGAATACAACTTGCTTAGTAAGTATGCTCAGGATATTGGTGTTTTGTTATGGAAAGAtgacaaaaagaagaaatttttcatttcaaagGAAGGTAATTCTCAAGTTCTTGATTTCGCTAAGagaaagttgaaaaagaaacaataagtatatatgtttatatttatacCCTTATATATCAATGCATTCAACGTAATATACTTTACGCTAATACTCAATTCGCACAGAGCAGTGCCTTtacatttctttcttccttttttccttttgctTTCGGATCACTAAATTCTCGTTATCTAAGCTTTTCCCTAAAAATTCTCTATAAGTCAAAGCCCATTAAACAAAGAGATATCGACCAAACTTTGAAATAGAACCTCAACTCCCAACTTCTCagacatttttttatacaCTACTAGAACCAATGCTGCTGAGAAGCTTACACAGTCTTTTACAactaccatttttttcggGTGGTGCAAATAAGGGGATAGATCCAAATTGTCCCATTAATATCCCCTTATCATGTTCTAATAAAACCGATGTAAACAACACATGTTGTTTTGAATATCCTGGTGGAATATTTTTGCAAACCCAGTTCTGGAACTACTTTCCAAGTAAGTCGGATTTAaatgaaacagaaataGTAAACGAACTTGGGCCTTTAGATTCATTTACAATTCACGGATTATGGCCGGATAATTGCCACGGTGGttatcaacaattttgTAATAGATCCCTACAAATCGACGACGTTTACTATTTATTACATGACAAGGCATTCAATAATGACACATCTCTAGAAATATCTGGTAAAAGGCTGCTAGAATATTTAGATCTATATTGGAAGAGTAATAACGGTAATCATGAATCCTTATGGATACATGAGTTTAATAAACACGGTACATGTATTAGCACAATTAGGCCAGAGTGCTATGCCGAGTGGGAAGTTAATGATGttgacaaaaaaagagcaGTATATGATTATTTTAGAATAACCTATAACCTATTCAAGAGATTGGATACGTTTACTATactaaagaaaaacaaaatcgTACCAACTGTAGATGGTTCTTATTCTTTGGAGCAGATCAAGATTGCACTAAGTAAAGAGTTTGACGGAAAGCAAGTTTTCATCGGCTGTGATAGGCATAATTctttaaatgaaatatgGTATTACCACCAATTGAAGGGTTCGCTCTTGAGCGAAATGTTCGTACCTATGGATTCGCTTGCCATTCGAACAAATTGTAGGACCGACGATATTAAATATTTTCCTAAAGGTTATGTACCACCTTTCCGGAGAAGACCTAATAAGGGAGAAGCGTATAGAGGCATCATTCGTCTAtcaaatattaataatggTGACCAGATGCAGGGCTTTTTAATCAAGAATGGACACTGGATGAGTCAAGGTACACCAGCAAATTACGAATTAATCAAATCACCCTATGGAAATTATTACTTAAGGACCAACCAAGGGTTTTGTGACGTCattacttcttcttctagtgaATTAGTTTGCAAATTCAGGAATATTAAGGATGCAGGTCAATTCGAGTTTGATTCAACAAAAGGAGGGGATGGATACATTGGTTATTCTGGTAAATACAATTGGGGAGGTGATACCTATCCCAAGAGAAGGAATCAAAGCcctattttttctttaaatgatGAACAGGATTCCAAGACATATGTGTTCAAATTaaaattcatcaagaatTAGGAGCATTCCGATTGAATGTTAAGTTTTTTACTCCAGAAATATGATTAATATACGTATATTTATATAGGAGTATCTAGTTACGAAGATGCTGGTATTATTTAGTCAAGTATTTAATTCAATCATGGAAGGATGAAGATAAAATTCTCAGTATATCTTCTGTACtctcattttcaatatgtATTTGTGACGATCGATCAGCTCTTGGTCTTTCTGTTTTCATGTCACCACTACTTCTCCGATAAGATCTATCGTTTTCATATTGTCCGCTCATGTGTAAGCCATACGTCTTAGTAGTAGGAAACCCAGAAAATGAATTGGAATGCTCAAGAGGAAGATAATTCTTGTCTCCTCTGTCTGAAACTGAATTTAGTATAAAAGATTCCAATCTGGTTATTCTTGACGTCAAGTTATCGATTATGGAGCCTTGATCATGCACGATACGTTCTAGATATTTTATTTCCAGCCTTTGGTCATCTATAACATCTTGCGATGCAAACCTCTCAGTCCTTACGGGTGAGctagttcttcttcttatcCTATCCATATTGGAGCGGTTGTTTGAGGGTACCCTATAGTTGGAAAATGATGGAGGTGGTAGTCGTGTATTGCCTTCCCTTAATTGCCTTCTTAGCTTGTCGTCTAATGGactcttcattttgttattttctaGTTTATCTACAGGAGAAAGTCTATGTAGTGGTGAGCTCATCCTTTCTTGTGCTTTATGCAGTTTTCTATTTCCCAATTCTGATGTGTTTGAACtgaagttttcttctcgtaattttttcaaggcCTCTTCATGCTCTTTTCTTACTCTGTTAAGAGTAtcatcttgaaattttttattggcACTGCTTCCGAAATTATTATACTGCATTACTTCGCTAAATTACTGTAGTTTTTAGGGCAAACTTTTGTTAATTTCGAACGACAATGGCTTTGTTTTATGGGGCTTGCTTTGTTATATTATATTGTATGAACAGTTTTCGCGTTTGTTTTTGTATTACGCAAAAAGCTAACAAAAGAGTGCAGTATCCGGTTAATggtaaataaaaaatagtaGAATTCACAATTCAAAGATAAAGCTTCAATGTTGTTGTACGTTATACAAATTCTTTCTGTTTATCTATATACTAACTATTATGAATGACGCTCTTGTGGCTGGATGGACAAAAACATTTGCAGATTCTCTAATAAATTAGGGTTAATAGTTTTCAGAAATTCTTGGTATCTTTCTACTCCTAGATGTGATTCAAGATATTCCATAGTTTGAgatataaaattttttaaacTGATGTTGTGCACCGGATCATTGGTTTTGCATAATTCATGATATCTCAATTGTTCGGAGGTTAAAGGATGGAAGGCAATTGACTGTTCTGTGACAATATCATTTAAATGGTACTTTTCGCAATCTCCATTATTACTTTCGTTGATTTCTTCCAGCATTTCGATCCACAAAGATGCAATGGATGAGAACTCAGTCAAAATAGGGACTAAGCCAGTCCTTAATAAACTTGAGATCCCCAATATATGAACTTTCTTAAATTTAGGATCAAAGATATCTTTAAAACATACTATCCATCCAGTTAGAAGCTTGTTTACAACGAAATCGAACGGCTGGTCCTTGGATACTACTTTTCTTATCGATTCCGACATGTGCATATTTTCATGAAAATTTGGCAGGTTTTCATGATAAGCAGCTAAGAAATTCATTAAGGCGTCGGGATTTACGTATGCGATCCGAGCGATAACCTGAATGATTTGAGAGCATAAATAAGATGAAGGAGCTTCCTCTAAAAAAATCGCATCGAATAAAGCTGATAATACACCAGTTTCATAGAAATTCTGCAACAGAAGATTTTCGTAGTCCGACTcatttgataatattaaaATTTCCCAAATTTCTAGAATCAATTGAAACGAATCCTCCCTCAACTTCAAGAGATATTTGGACAtttgtttaaaaatatcttgaaaTGTGTTGTTAGCGAAAAATCCCACAGgattcaaaatcaatgtATAACTCTTGATAATTTCAAGTAAAGTTGGTAGAATCTCTGTGTGTGTCTCGATACCATACTTAAGAAACGGTACCAACTCAACTaacttatcatcaaattcttgttcttgtgacgaaaaattttgaagaagcaTACCCCATAGTTCATACCCGTCTTCGCTTAATAATTGATATTGCATAGAAGAGGGATCGCATGCTAATGCAACCACGGGTATGGCGATATCCCATGTTAAGTGCGACTGTGGACCTAAAGATGATACCAAGTGTCTCAATAACCTCAATAATGCATTTGCCAAAATAGCTTCGGCAGCATTATTTGTTGCTATTTCCCAAAGATTTGGTATGATTTGTAAAATTTCGACTAATAGATCTCTGCTAATCAATGGTTTTGTTTGGATTATTATGTCACTTAATGTATTTAGAACATACAATCTAGTCTCAGTTAACGAAACGGATGGTAGGATTTTTCTCAATAATAAATGAACATTCTCAGTCAAAAATGGCTGAAATGTATCCTTGTTGAAATTCCAATCATCAATCATAGTTCTGATTGTTTGGACAGTAGTTAACAAAACAACTTTGTCATCTTCGTTAGTTAAGAAATTCGT
The DNA window shown above is from Saccharomyces mikatae IFO 1815 strain IFO1815 genome assembly, chromosome: 6 and carries:
- the TFB2 gene encoding TFIIH/NER complex subunit TFB2 (similar to Saccharomyces cerevisiae TFB2 (YPL122C); ancestral locus Anc_8.620), whose amino-acid sequence is MSDYSLKHSVTQYLEEIPQQVQNRLYTSPATCLAIYRILPPLAKFFIMAMVFNENEVPLLDLDKWVNSNGKLQFQDAIKSMKSLHLLIPNKSSGTLMINLNPTFKISLRNALTGGEVHNSFGIVVEDNVVSLDLLDEYSANKWETILHFMVGTPLAKIPSEKVLNLLKHSKLMEEINSTGEFKITNEGFQFLLQEINSQLWTLLLQYLKMIETSKMDLVDVLHFIFMLGALEVGKAYKIDALSETQRIMLQDMRDYGLVFQKHSNDSIFYPTKLALMLTSDTKTIRSASNAMDSVLRQNREEPSVNEDGTNGKSSTDTTTSDDLNKAGLKNQDIPDGSLIVETNFKIYSYSNSPLQIAVLSLFVHLKARFVNMVLGQITRESIRRALTNGITAEQIIAYLETHAHPQMRRLAEEKLEKKLELDPNCKEPLQVLPPTVVDQIRLWQLELDRVITYEGSLYSDFETSQEYNLLSKYAQDIGVLLWKDDKKKKFFISKEGNSQVLDFAKRKLKKKQ
- the RNY1 gene encoding ribonuclease T2 (similar to Saccharomyces cerevisiae RNY1 (YPL123C); ancestral locus Anc_8.621) encodes the protein MLLRSLHSLLQLPFFSGGANKGIDPNCPINIPLSCSNKTDVNNTCCFEYPGGIFLQTQFWNYFPSKSDLNETEIVNELGPLDSFTIHGLWPDNCHGGYQQFCNRSLQIDDVYYLLHDKAFNNDTSLEISGKRLLEYLDLYWKSNNGNHESLWIHEFNKHGTCISTIRPECYAEWEVNDVDKKRAVYDYFRITYNLFKRLDTFTILKKNKIVPTVDGSYSLEQIKIALSKEFDGKQVFIGCDRHNSLNEIWYYHQLKGSLLSEMFVPMDSLAIRTNCRTDDIKYFPKGYVPPFRRRPNKGEAYRGIIRLSNINNGDQMQGFLIKNGHWMSQGTPANYELIKSPYGNYYLRTNQGFCDVITSSSSELVCKFRNIKDAGQFEFDSTKGGDGYIGYSGKYNWGGDTYPKRRNQSPIFSLNDEQDSKTYVFKLKFIKN
- the SPC29 gene encoding Spc29p (similar to Saccharomyces cerevisiae SPC29 (YPL124W); ancestral locus Anc_8.622), giving the protein MQYNNFGSSANKKFQDDTLNRVRKEHEEALKKLREENFSSNTSELGNRKLHKAQERMSSPLHRLSPVDKLENNKMKSPLDDKLRRQLREGNTRLPPPSFSNYRVPSNNRSNMDRIRRRTSSPVRTERFASQDVIDDQRLEIKYLERIVHDQGSIIDNLTSRITRLESFILNSVSDRGDKNYLPLEHSNSFSGFPTTKTYGLHMSGQYENDRSYRRSSGDMKTERPRADRSSQIHIENESTEDILRILSSSFHD